The following are encoded in a window of Thunnus albacares chromosome 17, fThuAlb1.1, whole genome shotgun sequence genomic DNA:
- the LOC122967382 gene encoding DELTA-stichotoxin-Hcr4a-like, whose amino-acid sequence MAEVIAETAAEIIGEATAVGAAVGEASPTHRQCTIDIKNECKFSLCNPRMYIESGSCAIPLSPFIAPSKCDVVEFSKTPNTACGSVGVLTYDLLEEDTDQPTEKIAVMFSVPFDFNIYSNWYAVGIFEKSKECDHDLFNDMYYNTSPSFVRGKANSPALIQEDDRVKVMATMSDSYQPVMKVQVMNCVTKM is encoded by the exons ATGGCGGAAGTTAtagcagaaacagcagctgaaattaTTGGGGAGGCAACAGCGGTCGGTGCTGCAGTTGGTGAAGCTTCTCCCACACATCGCCAGTGCACCATTGACATTAAGAATGAATGCAAATTCAGCCTTTGTAATCCCAg GATGTACATTGAGAGTGGAAGCTGTGCCATACCTCTGTCACCTTTCATTGCCCCTTCCAAATGTGATGTCGTGGAGTTCAGCAAGACTCCTAACACAGCATGTGGATCTGTTGGCGTCCTCACTTATGATCTCCTGGAGGAGGATACAGACCAGCCCACTGAGAAAATAGCTGTCATGTTCTCTGTGCCCTTTGACTTTAATATATACTCAAACTGGTACGCAGTGGGAATCTTTGAAAAGAGCAAAGAGTGTGATCATGATCTTTTTAATGACATGTATTATAACACCAGCCCATCATTTGTCAGGGGTAAAGCGAACAGCCCAGCTCTCATTCAGGAGGATGATCGTGTTAAAGTCATGGCAACAATGTCAGACTCCTACCAACCTGTCATGAAGGTGCAAGTCATGAACTGTGtgactaaaatgtaa